The following DNA comes from Streptomyces sp. Ag109_O5-10.
CCTCGCGGCCCTTCTCGGTGATCGTGGCGAGCGTGCCGCGCCCGTCGTTGGGGTTGGGCCGCTTGTCGACCAGACCGGACCTCACCAACCGGTCGACGGTGTTCGTCACCGAGGTCGGGTGCACCATCAGCCGCTCGCCGATCTTCGACATCGGCAGCTCGCCGGCCTTGGAGAAGGTGAGCAGCACCAGCGCCTCGTAGCGCGCGAACGTCAGCCCGTACGGCTTGACCACCGCGTCGACCTCGGCCAGCAGGATCTGCTGGGCCCGCATGATCGACGTGATCGCGGCCATCGACGGGACGTTTCCCCAGCGCTGCTTCCAGAGGTCGTCGGCACGGGCGATGGGGTCGAAGGGGAGACTGAGAGGCTTGGGCACGTGACCGACCCTACCGGCCGGTCATATAGCGGTCAGCCCTGTCTCGGCTTTCGGTCACCTCCCGGCCCGGTCGCCTCCGGCGGGGCGGGCCGGGGACCGCCGGGCCGCCGCCGCCAGGCCGCAGCAGCACACCGTCCCCACCACCCCGGCGCCCGCCACGGCCGACCGCACCCCCACGGCCTCCGCCGCCAGCCCCGCCAGCGTCATGCCGACCCCCTGCAGGGTCATCAGCCCGGCGCTGAGCACGGTCATGGCCCGGCCGCGCAGTTCCTCGGGCACGGCCCGCACGAACCACTGGTCAAGGCCCAGCGTGTACGCCGACCCGGCCCCCGACGCCAGCAGGAGCAGCAGCGAGAACGCGAGGGACGGGTGCAGGGCGTACCCCAGGTACGGCAGCAGGGTGAGGCAGACCAGCGGGAGGGCGATCCGCTCCCGGGCGGCGGGGCCGAGCCGGGCGCCGGCGTACAGCTCCCCGGCGACGGTACCGACCGGCAGCGCGCACATCAGCAGGCCGAGCCCCGGGGACCCGGAGCCGAGCGCGTCGGCGTAGGGGGCGGCAAGGGCCTCGGGGACGACGGCGAACATCGCCGGGACCCAGAAGAGGAGGAGCAGCAGGCGGATGCGGCGGTCGGCGAGCAGCTGCCGGGTGCCGCCGCGCTCCCGGGCCTGCGCGCGGGCGGGGCGGCGCCGGGTGCCGAGGCGCAGCAGGACGGCCGAGGCGAGGAAGGTGCCGACGGTGATCAGCAGGGCGTGCCGCGGGGTGAGGACGGCCAGGAGCAGCCCGCCGAGGCCGTAGCCGACCAGCAGGGCGCTCTGCGCGACGATCCGCAGCAGGGAGCGGCCGAGCACGAACAGGTCGCCGCCGCCGAGGATGTCGGAGAGGGTCGCCATCCGGGTACCGGCGAACACCGGCGAGACGACGGCGAGGGCGCAGCGCAGCCCGAGCAGCACCCCGATGCCGGTTCCGGGGACCGCCATCACGACGACGCACCCCGCGCACACCAGGTCGCACACCACCAGCACCCGGCGGGCCGGGAACCGGTCGGCGACCGGGGCCAGCAGCGTGCCGCCGACCAGGTAGGGCAGGAAGCCCAGCGCGAAGGTCAGGGCGCTGAGCAGGGGTGATCCGGTGAGGTCGTACACCAGCACGGACAGCGCGATCTCGCTGACGATCACGCCGAGCATGGACAGCACGTGGGCGGCGAAGACGGCACGGAACTCGGGCACGGCGAGGACCCGGCCGTAGCCGGCGGTTCTCTGAAGGGCAGGCGCGGACATGAACGGCAGCGTGCCCGTGCCCAGGCCCACCGCTTAGAGTTTCGGCACCACCCGAATCTTCGTTCCTTCACCCCTTCGCCCCGGAACGGTCCCGCCATGCCCTCCCACCTCCATTTCGACGAGGACGACTTCCTGCGCTGCCGGTTCGCGGTGTCGCCGCTGTGGGAGACGCAGGAGGCGGTGCGCACGCTGCGGCGGCCGGACCGGCACGGCTATCACGCGCCCTGGCTGCGGCGGATCAGGGCGGTGGCGGCCAGTCTCGACCTGACCCCGCTGTGGCTGCTGATGCCCCGGCGCGGCCACTCGCCCGACTGGCTGGTGGCACCCCCGACGGGCCCGGCCGCCTCCGTCGAGGAGGAGCTGGCGGCCCTGCGGGCGGTGGACCCGGATACGGCCCGGGCGGACACCGCGCGCTCCCTCGCGGACACGCCGGGCGCGCTGGAATCGGCGACCGGGCGGGCCTGGCTGGCCGATCCGCCGCGCCTGGTCCGGGAGGTGACGGACGCGCTGGAGGAGGCCTGGCAGGTCCTGGTGGCCCCGGACTGGCCCCGGCTGCGCGCCCTGCTGGAGGCGGACATCGCCTTCCACTCCCGGCGGCTCGCGGAGGTCGGCCTGGGCGGGCTGCTGCCGGAGATCCACCACCGGTTCGGCTGGCGGTCCGGCACGCTGACCGTGGCCTCGCCCGGCGGCGCGTACGAGCGACGGCTGGGCGGGCAGGGCCTGGTGCTGATGCCGAGCGTCTTCACCTGGCCGGACGTGGTCAGCACGTTCGAGCCGCCGGCCCGGCCCACGGTGGTCTACCCGGCCCGGGGCATCGGCGGCCTGTGGACCGACCCGGCCGCGGCCACGCCCGACGTCCTGGTACGGCTGCTGGGCCGGGGCCGCGCCACCGTGCTGGCCGCCCTCGCCGAACCGGCCACCACCACCGCCCTCGCCCACCGACTGCGCCTCGCCCCCTCCTCGGTCTCCGCCCACCTGACGGCCCTGCGCGACGCGGGCCTGCTGACCGCACGCCGCTACGGCCACCAGGTGCTGTACGAACGGACCCCCCTGGGCATCGCACTGGCCTCGGGACCGCGACGCGAGTAGCGGGCCCCCGTCGACGGCTCCCGTCACAGCCTGCTGCGGTTCGCCAGCGCCCCGAGGGGGCAGCGCCCCGAAGGGGCGCGGGGAACTGCGCGACCAGCCACGACGACGCCGCAGACGACAGACGGCACACCGCCCCGCTTCCAGTGGCGCGCCTAGTTCCGGCCGGCCCGCCGCAGATGGTGCCGGACGGCTCGCTGGGCCACCGGACCAAGCTCCTCCAGCGCCGCGACCATCGCGCCGAGTTGTTCCAGGGCGTCCAGGGCCGCATGGGCGCCGGCCGTGTCGACGCCCTCGTACAGCTCGATGCCGACGAAGGACGCGGCGACCGCGCGGGCGAGCCCGGCCGGGTCGGCGAACTCGCCGAAGGGGGTGGCCGCGAGGACCCGGACGAGCACCTCCTCCATCTCGGCGATCCACAGGTCGAGCCCGGCCGCAGTGGCGGGCCCGAGCGCCTCGTGGGTCTGGGCGCCGGCCAGCAGCTGGCCGAGCAGCGCGACATGGCCGCCCGCGCGTGCCTCCTCGTGGATCTGCCGCCCCACGGTGAGCAGTTCGGAGAGCGAGCCGACCGCGGCGAGGCGGGGGCGGAAGCGGGCGACGGCCTGCTCGGCGCCGTACCGGCAGGCGGCGGAGAGGAGTTCGTCCACGGATCCGAAGTGGTAGAAGACCAGCGCCTGGTTGACCCCGGCCGCCGCCGCCACCGTACGGGCCGAGGTCTTGGCGATCCCCTGCTCGGTGAGCGTCCGCAGCGCGCCCTCCAGGAGCTTGTTCTTGGTCTCCAGGGACTTGGCGGTCTCCGGGCTCACCCGCGCGGCTCCTCACGGACCGGCCGCAGCCCGGGTCGCACCCCGCAGCCGCGGATGTCGGTGTACGACGCCTCGAAGGAGCCCTGGTAGCCGAAGAGCGGCCCGAAGTGCCGGTTCACGACCCGCACCCGGACCCGGAACCGGCCGGCCCGGTCGTCGTAGGACTCGCGCACCTCGGCGGTGGCACCGACGAGTGCAGGGACCCGGACGTCCACCGGGCCCTCCCTGAACCGGTGTTCGCCGGAGCGGATCAGCAGGGAGCCGTCGGCCTCGGCACGGAGGTGCAGCTCGCTGGCGAGGTGCTGATGGGTGCCGAGGTAGTCGAGGATCCGGTCGCCCTTGGGGCTGAGCACCATCTGGGCGTCGAAGCGGCGGGGGCGGCCGGGCAGGTCGAAGGTGCGCACGAAGGTCACCGTCTCACGGCCGTAGGTGTCCGTGTAGGGCACATTCTCGATCTTGAAGGGGACGTTCCGGGCGGCCTTCGGGACCAGGATGTTGCGGGTGGCGCCCAGCGCCAGGAACGGCTTCACGAACGCCGGCCCGTGCCAGATGCGCTCCATCACGCCGCGGCCGGTGCAGGCCTCGCCGCTCTCCAGGCCGACCGAGAAGCGCCGTCGGAGCTGCGGGTGCAGCCGGTCGAAGTCCGGACCCATGACCTTGCGGAACATCGAGGTCACGCCTGCTTCTCCAGGGTGTGCAGGACACGCGGGGCGGTGACCTTCGCCGACGGGGCGCGCAGGCATCGGCGGGCGGCGGGGGTGGTCGCGAGCGGGGCGACGAGGAGGGCCAGCGAGAGAGCGACCACGAGGAGGAGCGGGACCAGGAAGGCGACGGTGGGCGAGAGCGCGCCGAGGAGCGGGCCCCGGCGCAGGCCCGCGGCGCAGCCGGCGATCGTCAGCGCGCGGGCCGCCAGTTCGGCCAGCCAGTTCCGCCGGGCCCGTTCCGGGGTGATCCCGCGTTCCAGCCACAGCCGCAGCCGGTCGAAGGACCAGGCGGTGGCCCAGCCCATCAGCGGGCGCAGCACCAGCCGGTCGGCGAGCGCCCCGAAGGCACCCCAGCGGGGCCGGTAGTCGTAACCGGTGAGGAAGCGGACGCCGTCGCCGACCGGGATGTAGCGCCAGTAGCCGCTGCCCTCGGCGAGCAGCGAGAGCGGGTGCGGGGAGGTGAAGCGCAGGGCCGAGGTGCGGGTGCCGTCGGGGCGCTCCTTCTCCCCCGCCGAGACACCGGTGCCGGAGATCGTCAGGAACGGGAGCACGCGGGTGGCGTAGCGGAAGCGCTGCGGCTCGCCCGCCGCACGCGGCAGGTGGTCGATCTCGGTGAACCTCAGGTCCCAGCGTTGGTGCCGGGCCGGGTCCTGGGTGCGGGCCCACAGTTCGTCGAGGTCGGCTCGGATGTGCGCCTCTATGTAGAGACCCATTGGTGGTGTACCCCCGTCACCTGGTCCTTCGAGGGTTTTTTGAGCGAGCGCTCAAACCCTTCGGCGATGACGGTACCGGGTTTTGAGCGACCGCTCAATCGTCGGCCACGAGAAAACCCCGGCCGCGCGGGGCCGGGGTTTCTTTCCGCCGGGTTCGCTTCCGCCGGGTTCGCTTCCGCCGGTTCGCTTCCGCTGCTGCGGCTACTGGGCGAGGTACCGCTCGACCGTCGCCACCTTGCTGGTGAGTCCGTCGGCGACGCCGGGGCGGATGTCCGCCTTGAGGACCAGGGAGACCCGCGGGGCGCGCGCCTCGACGGCGGCGACGGCCCGCCTGACGACGTCCATGACCTCGTCCCACTCACCTTCGATCGAGGTGAACATGGCGTCGGTGCGGTGGGGCAGCCCGGACTCGCGGACCACCCGGACGGCGTCGGCGACGTACTCCCCGACGTCCTCGCCGACACCGAGCGGCGTGACGGAGAAGGCGACGATCATGCGTTCACGACCCCTTCCTTGCGGGCGCGGGCCGCGATGACCTCGTCCTCGGCGGCGCGCTTGAGCCTGCGCTCGGCGAAGAAGCCGCCGGTCGGCAGGACGGAGAGGACGAAGTAGAAGAGGCCGGTCTTCAGGGGCCACTTGGTGCGGTTCCAGGCGTCGGCCCAGAAGATCACGTAGAGGATGAACAGGACACCGTGGACCGCGCCCATCACGGGCACCGCGTTGAAGTCCGTGGTCCGCTTGAGCACCGAGCAGACGAGGAGGATCAGGAAGGAAACGGCCTCCGGGGCGGAGACCAGGCGGAGGCGGCGGATGGCGGTGGCGGTCTTGATGTCCACGGGTCACCTTCGGTGGGAGAGACGTCCACTCTTTGTGAACGCGAGCACAAACGTCCTGCCATTGTGGCAAAGGGGCGGCGCGGACCCGGCGCGGGGGTGGCGACGGCACCGCTGGCAGCCGCACCCCTAAGGGGCGGATCGGGGGTGATGTCCACCCACGGGACCTGTCGCCGCCGCCTGCCTGCGGCTACCTTCGCAGCGTGGCGATGTTCCGACTCCAGGGCAGCAAGGTGCTCGCCGTCGAGATGACCGGGGACGCCGTGAAGGCGAAGAACGGCTCGATGGTCGCGTACGACGGGCAGATGGCGTTCAAGAAGCTGAGCGGCGGCGGCGAGGGGCTGCGCGGGATGGTGACCCGGCGGCTCACCGGCGAGCAGATGACGGTGATGGAGGTGAAGGGGCACGGGACGTGCTGGTTCGCGGACCGGGCGTCCGAGATCAACCTGGTCGGCCTGCAGGGCGACAAGCTGTACGTCGAGTCCAGCAACCTGCTCGCGACCGACGCGGGCCTGCGCACCGGCACGACGTTCACCGGCCTGCGCGGCGCCTCCCAGGGCAACGGCCTGTTCACCACGACGGTCGAGGGCCACGGCCAGGCGGCGATCATGTCGGACGGCCCGGCGGTGGTGCTCAGGGTCAGCCCGCAGTACCCGCTGACCGTCGACCCGGGTGCCTACATCGCCCATCAGGGCAACCTCCGCCAGTCCTTCCAGTCGGGTGTGACCTTCCGCACGTTCCTCGGAGAGGGCGGCGGGGAGGCCTTCCAGATCCGGTTCGAGGGGGACGGCCTGGTGTACGTGCAGCCGAGCGAGCGCAACACGATCGCGGGGGACGTCTGAGATGGCCCTGCGCGAGGTGAACTCGAAGATGGTCGAGGCGACCGTGGTGCCCGGGCAGCGGCTGTTCAGCCAGCGCGGCGCGATGCTCGCCTACAAGGGCGAGGTGTCCTTCACGCCCAACATCCAGGGCGGCCAGGGCGGACTGATGTCGATGCTCGGCCGCCGGGTCGCCGGCGAGGCGACCCCCCTCATGACCGTCGAGGGCAGCGGTACGGTCTTCTTCGGGCACGGCGGCCACCACGTCCACGTCATCACCCTCACCGGCGACACCCTCTACGTCGAGGCGGACCGGCTGCTCGCCTTCGAGGGCACCCTGCAGCAGGGGACGATGTTCATGGGTTCCCAGGGCGGCGTGATGGGCATGGTCCGCGGCCAGGTCACCGGCCAGGGCCTGTTCACCACCACCCTAAAGGGCCACGGCGCGGTCGCCGTGATGGCCCACGGCGGGGTCTTCGAGATCCCGGTCACCCCGCAGCGCCCGGTCCACGTCGACCCCCAGGCCTACGTCGCCCACCACGGCGACGTGCGCAACAAGCTGTCGGCCGCCCTCGGCTGGCGGGAGATGGTGGGCCGCGGCTCCGGCGAGGCCTTCCAGCTGGAGCTCAGCGGCAACGGCATGGTGTACGTGCAGGCGTCGGAGGAGAAGCTGTGAGCGCATACGGAGCGCCCGGGCCGGCCGGACCGGTCGTCTACGACCCCATGACCCTCCCCGTCGACGACAACGTCAACAAGTACACCTTCTGCGTGGAGCTCAAGAGCGGTCAGTGGTTCCTGCAGAAGGGCAAGATGATCGCCTACTACGGCTCGATCGACTTCAACGGCGTCGGGCACGGCCGTTTGGACCGACTTGTCCGCACGTCTTTCCATTCGCCTCTGCACGCGAGCGACTGGGTGGTGGCGGAGGGCTCGGGCAAGATGCTCCTCGCCGACCGGGCGTTCGATGTGAACTCGTACGACCTTGAAGACGGCAACCTGACCATTCGCTCCGGCAACCTGCTCGCTTTTCAGCCAAGTCTCGCGCTGAAACAATCAATCGTTCCCGGTTTTCTGACCCTTATCGGAACCGGAAAGTTTGTGGCGGCGTCCAACGGTCCGGTGGTGTTCATGGAACCCCCCATCCGGGTGGACCCGCAGGCACTGGTGGGGTGGGCCGACTGCCCGTCCCCGTGTCACCACTACGACCATGGGTACATGACCGGCGTACTGGGCGGTCTACGTGCACTGACGGGCCTCGGCGGGGCCTCCGGAGAGGAGCATCAGTTCGAGTTCGTAGGGGCCGGCACGGTCCTGCTCCAGTCCACCGAGACCCTGATGGCCGAGCAGGCCACGGGAGCGGTTCCGCACGAGCCCGGAGTGCCCGGCGGAGGCGCCCCCTCCACAGGTCGTCCACAACAACCGGGGGCACCGCGCCTTCCCGGACAGCTGGGGGACCTCCAGCGTCGCTTCGGGCTGTGAGCGGTAGTCTGCGGAGTGTGACATCGAACGCGTGCGCACAGTCACACCACCCTCACTAGTTCGCCTTTCAACATTTTAGGTAGACTTCATTCATGGAGACCGAGACGGCCACGCGCTGGCTGACCGATGCGGAGCAGTGCGCCTGGCGCACCCACCTGGAGGTCAACAGGCTGTTGACGTACCAGCTCGAAAAGGATCTGCAGCCGTTCGGCCTGACAATGAACGACTACGAGATCCTGGTGAACCTGTCCGAGTCGGAGGACTACCGGATGCGGATGAGCGACCTCGCCTCCGCCACCCTCCAGTCCAAGAGCCGGCTGTCCCACCAGATCACCCGCATGGAGAACGCGAACCTGGTCCGCCGCGAGAACTGCGAGTCCGACCGCCGCGGCCTGTTCGCCGTCCTCACCGAGCACGGCATGGAGACGATGAACAAGGTGGCGCCACATCATGTGGCCTCCGTGCGACGGCACTTCATCGACCTGCTGCCGCCGGAGGCACTCATAGAGCTGGAGAAGGGCCTGAAGCCCATCGCGGAACACCTGCGGGGGCAGCGCGGGCGTCCGTGACGACAGACAGCACCTGAAAGCGGCGGACGGGGGTTCAGGTCCCGTCCGCCGCTCGCTGCATCATGACGCTTGTCGGCCCGCGGAGCCCGTCAGGAGGACGGGTAACTGCCGGACCGGCCTCCGCCCGCCCGCGGCCGGACGACGGCCCGCACCCCTACGGCGGACACGACGGCGACACCTCCCGCCAGCGCGAAGCAGACCGTCACCGGGACCCGCCCCGCCAGCACTCCCGCCGCCACGGACCCCGCGGAGCTGCCCGCGTTGACGGCAGCGTTCACCCATGCCCCGGCCCGCGTCCGCTCCCCCTCCGCCGCCGTCTCGTCGGCCAGCAGATACGCCGTCGTCAGGGTCGGGGCCACGAACAGCCCGGCCACCGCCATGGCCGCCGCCAGCGTCCGGACGCCCGGCGCCAGGCCCGCCGCGGCGAGGACCGTGCCCAGCCCCGCCGCCAGCCACGCCAGCCGCTGCCCGGCCGGGCGGCGCCACTCCACCGCCCCGTTCAGCAGCCCGCCCACCGCACTGCCCGCGGAGAGCGCGGCCAGCACCCAGGGGACCGCCGCCTCACCGTGGGACCGTCGCGCGGCGAACGCCATCACCAGCAGATCGGCCGCGCTCAGCGCGAGGCCGAGACCGACGGCCGCGATCACCGGGGCCGCCGGGAAACGGCCGGGCCGCCGGCCCGGCTCCCGCTTCGGCGGCACCACACCCCGCACCGCGGGCGATGCCACGAACACCCAGGTGCCGCCCAGCATCAGCACCGCGCTCAGCAGCACCCCCGCCGACGGCGGGCCGAACCGGAGCAGCAGGCCCACGAGCACAGGACCCGACACGAACAGCAGTTCCTCGGCGACCCCGTCCAGGCT
Coding sequences within:
- a CDS encoding MarR family winged helix-turn-helix transcriptional regulator encodes the protein MPKPLSLPFDPIARADDLWKQRWGNVPSMAAITSIMRAQQILLAEVDAVVKPYGLTFARYEALVLLTFSKAGELPMSKIGERLMVHPTSVTNTVDRLVRSGLVDKRPNPNDGRGTLATITEKGREVVEAATRDLMAMDFGLGVYDAEECGEIFAMLRPLRVAANDFEED
- a CDS encoding MFS transporter: MSAPALQRTAGYGRVLAVPEFRAVFAAHVLSMLGVIVSEIALSVLVYDLTGSPLLSALTFALGFLPYLVGGTLLAPVADRFPARRVLVVCDLVCAGCVVVMAVPGTGIGVLLGLRCALAVVSPVFAGTRMATLSDILGGGDLFVLGRSLLRIVAQSALLVGYGLGGLLLAVLTPRHALLITVGTFLASAVLLRLGTRRRPARAQARERGGTRQLLADRRIRLLLLLFWVPAMFAVVPEALAAPYADALGSGSPGLGLLMCALPVGTVAGELYAGARLGPAARERIALPLVCLTLLPYLGYALHPSLAFSLLLLLASGAGSAYTLGLDQWFVRAVPEELRGRAMTVLSAGLMTLQGVGMTLAGLAAEAVGVRSAVAGAGVVGTVCCCGLAAAARRSPARPAGGDRAGR
- a CDS encoding DUF5937 family protein, whose amino-acid sequence is MPSHLHFDEDDFLRCRFAVSPLWETQEAVRTLRRPDRHGYHAPWLRRIRAVAASLDLTPLWLLMPRRGHSPDWLVAPPTGPAASVEEELAALRAVDPDTARADTARSLADTPGALESATGRAWLADPPRLVREVTDALEEAWQVLVAPDWPRLRALLEADIAFHSRRLAEVGLGGLLPEIHHRFGWRSGTLTVASPGGAYERRLGGQGLVLMPSVFTWPDVVSTFEPPARPTVVYPARGIGGLWTDPAAATPDVLVRLLGRGRATVLAALAEPATTTALAHRLRLAPSSVSAHLTALRDAGLLTARRYGHQVLYERTPLGIALASGPRRE
- a CDS encoding TetR/AcrR family transcriptional regulator, with the translated sequence MSPETAKSLETKNKLLEGALRTLTEQGIAKTSARTVAAAAGVNQALVFYHFGSVDELLSAACRYGAEQAVARFRPRLAAVGSLSELLTVGRQIHEEARAGGHVALLGQLLAGAQTHEALGPATAAGLDLWIAEMEEVLVRVLAATPFGEFADPAGLARAVAASFVGIELYEGVDTAGAHAALDALEQLGAMVAALEELGPVAQRAVRHHLRRAGRN
- a CDS encoding DUF4166 domain-containing protein, translated to MTSMFRKVMGPDFDRLHPQLRRRFSVGLESGEACTGRGVMERIWHGPAFVKPFLALGATRNILVPKAARNVPFKIENVPYTDTYGRETVTFVRTFDLPGRPRRFDAQMVLSPKGDRILDYLGTHQHLASELHLRAEADGSLLIRSGEHRFREGPVDVRVPALVGATAEVRESYDDRAGRFRVRVRVVNRHFGPLFGYQGSFEASYTDIRGCGVRPGLRPVREEPRG
- a CDS encoding MTH1187 family thiamine-binding protein; amino-acid sequence: MIVAFSVTPLGVGEDVGEYVADAVRVVRESGLPHRTDAMFTSIEGEWDEVMDVVRRAVAAVEARAPRVSLVLKADIRPGVADGLTSKVATVERYLAQ
- a CDS encoding DUF3817 domain-containing protein, producing MDIKTATAIRRLRLVSAPEAVSFLILLVCSVLKRTTDFNAVPVMGAVHGVLFILYVIFWADAWNRTKWPLKTGLFYFVLSVLPTGGFFAERRLKRAAEDEVIAARARKEGVVNA
- a CDS encoding AIM24 family protein: MFRLQGSKVLAVEMTGDAVKAKNGSMVAYDGQMAFKKLSGGGEGLRGMVTRRLTGEQMTVMEVKGHGTCWFADRASEINLVGLQGDKLYVESSNLLATDAGLRTGTTFTGLRGASQGNGLFTTTVEGHGQAAIMSDGPAVVLRVSPQYPLTVDPGAYIAHQGNLRQSFQSGVTFRTFLGEGGGEAFQIRFEGDGLVYVQPSERNTIAGDV
- a CDS encoding AIM24 family protein, producing the protein MALREVNSKMVEATVVPGQRLFSQRGAMLAYKGEVSFTPNIQGGQGGLMSMLGRRVAGEATPLMTVEGSGTVFFGHGGHHVHVITLTGDTLYVEADRLLAFEGTLQQGTMFMGSQGGVMGMVRGQVTGQGLFTTTLKGHGAVAVMAHGGVFEIPVTPQRPVHVDPQAYVAHHGDVRNKLSAALGWREMVGRGSGEAFQLELSGNGMVYVQASEEKL
- a CDS encoding AIM24 family protein encodes the protein MSAYGAPGPAGPVVYDPMTLPVDDNVNKYTFCVELKSGQWFLQKGKMIAYYGSIDFNGVGHGRLDRLVRTSFHSPLHASDWVVAEGSGKMLLADRAFDVNSYDLEDGNLTIRSGNLLAFQPSLALKQSIVPGFLTLIGTGKFVAASNGPVVFMEPPIRVDPQALVGWADCPSPCHHYDHGYMTGVLGGLRALTGLGGASGEEHQFEFVGAGTVLLQSTETLMAEQATGAVPHEPGVPGGGAPSTGRPQQPGAPRLPGQLGDLQRRFGL
- a CDS encoding MarR family winged helix-turn-helix transcriptional regulator, with the protein product METETATRWLTDAEQCAWRTHLEVNRLLTYQLEKDLQPFGLTMNDYEILVNLSESEDYRMRMSDLASATLQSKSRLSHQITRMENANLVRRENCESDRRGLFAVLTEHGMETMNKVAPHHVASVRRHFIDLLPPEALIELEKGLKPIAEHLRGQRGRP
- a CDS encoding MFS transporter — translated: MSALTSSRPSPARRPSYAAVLGLPHARRTFFAALAARLSYGTVSLSVLLSVTRATGSYAVSGAVMALFGGATVVLLPVRATLVDRFGPRRALPPMAALYSVLLCVLAALAWRPGAPAAALAATAALTGCCAPPLGPTMRAVWGRLADDPALLRRAYSLDGVAEELLFVSGPVLVGLLLRFGPPSAGVLLSAVLMLGGTWVFVASPAVRGVVPPKREPGRRPGRFPAAPVIAAVGLGLALSAADLLVMAFAARRSHGEAAVPWVLAALSAGSAVGGLLNGAVEWRRPAGQRLAWLAAGLGTVLAAAGLAPGVRTLAAAMAVAGLFVAPTLTTAYLLADETAAEGERTRAGAWVNAAVNAGSSAGSVAAGVLAGRVPVTVCFALAGGVAVVSAVGVRAVVRPRAGGGRSGSYPSS